A genomic stretch from Onychostoma macrolepis isolate SWU-2019 chromosome 02, ASM1243209v1, whole genome shotgun sequence includes:
- the si:dkey-127k13.1 gene encoding PWWP domain-containing DNA repair factor 3B isoform X2, which produces MEEQPIASPSVKQRRRSATSDLESPQEEPAVETPLLNEAHVETQMPEPPTDVTPSRHRRLKAVGRPRGRKKKIMEEQPIASPSVKQCRRSATSDLESPQIEPAVETPLLNEAHVETQMPEPPTDVTPSKPRRLKAVGRPRGRKKKIMEEQPIASPSVKQRRRSATSDLESPQEEPAVETLPPNKAYVQTQMPEPQESDQNMSSDLSIELSLQEKPHPLNNSLFMEEEEDLDDDEELPSFLQQDNKKPLSISKGLCVWCKLRKYPYWPAVVKSVNRKNKKASIVFIDCYLIDQKRIRKGFSVSLRTLKPFDCEECEHLVDIAKEKYGNAITWSLELISDYRIRIGCGSFSGSFIEYCAADISCPVRRKYSEGKSVLTFPSQEILGEQCDSSDNSMEDIVVEEQDELLSKKVLPDRSKAARNRANKQLVDFIIRRKVESRLLAIISGHESSKWMQALQKPSRPVVDVYLEDEEQVDKVYRYLSKVCDSAPQINTCLENIQADRIRLILDVLLPEAIIYAIAGVHKLSLEKAEEKYRRGPCFSNRERQEFDMMIEQQMKLKEIPRLHRQ; this is translated from the exons ATGGAGGAACAACCAATTGCCTCTCCATCAGTGAAACAACGCAGGAGGAGTGCAACATCTGATCTAGAATCTCCTCAGGAAGAGCCAGCTGTTGAGACGCCACTTCTAAATGAAGCTCATGTTGAAACCCAGATGCCCGAGCCTCCTACAGACGTTACACCATCTAGACATCGGAGGCTCAAGGCAGTAGGGAGGCCAAGAGGACGCAAGAAAAAGATTATGGAGGAACAACCAATTGCCTCTCCATCAGTGAAACAATGCAGGAGGAGTGCAACATCTGATCTAGAATCTCCTCAGATAGAGCCAGCTGTTGAGACGCCACTTCTAAATGAAGCTCATGTTGAAACCCAGATGCCCGAGCCTCCTACAGACGTTACACCATCTAAACCTCGGAGGCTCAAGGCAGTAGGGAGGCCAAGAGGACGCAAGAAAAAGATTATGGAGGAACAACCAATTGCCTCTCCATCAGTGAAACAACGCAGGAGGAGTGCAACATCTGATCTAGAATCTCCTCAGGAAGAGCCAGCTGTTGAGACGCTGCCTCCAAATAAAGCTTACGTTCAAACCCAGATGCCAGAGCCACAGGAATCAG ATCAAAACATGTCCTCTGACCTCTCCATCGAGCTGAGCCTGCAAGAGAAGCCTCATCCTCTTAACAACTCTCTCTTcatggaggaggaagaggaccTAGACGACGATGAGGAGCTGCCCAGCTTTTTGCAACAGGACAATAAAA AGCCTTTGTCAATCTCAAAGGGACTTTGTGTGTGGTGCAAACTGAGGAAATATCCCTACTGGCCTGCAGTG GTTAAAAGTGTGAATCGCAAGAACAAAAAAGCCAGCATTGTATTTATTGATTGTTACCTAATCGACCAGAAGAGAATTAGAAAAGG GTTTTCTGTTTCCTTGCGAACCTTAAAACCTTTTGATTGTGAAGAATGCGAACATTTGGTG GACATTGCAAAAGAAAAGTATGGCAATGCTATTACCTGGTCTCTGGAACTGATCTCAGACTACAGGATCCGCATTG GATGTGGATCATTCTCTGGCTCCTTCATCGAATACTGTGCTGCTGACATCA GTTGTCCGGTGCGGAGGAAGTACTCCGAGGGGAAATCTGTGCTGACCTTCCCCAGTCAGGAGATTCTGGGCGAGCAGTGTGACAGCTCTGATAATAGCATGGAGGACATCGTCGTGGAAGAGCAAGATGAGCTTCTCTCCAAGAAAGTGCTGCCTGACCGATCCAAGGCTGCACGCAACCGTGCCAACAAACAGTTGGTTGACTTCATCATCAGACGAAAAGTCGAAAGCCGCTTATTG GCAATCATTAGCGGTCATGAGTCCTCTAAATGGATGCAAGCCCTCCAGAAGCCTTCTCGCCCAGTGGTTGATGTCTACCTGGAAGATGAGGAGCAGGTTGATAAGGTGTACCGCTACCTGAGCAAAGTCTGTGATAGTGCCCCTCAAATAAACACCTGTCTAGAAAACATCCAGGCCGACCGGATCCGCCTTATTCTTGATGTGCTTCTGCCTGAG gcCATAATCTATGCCATTGCTGGAGTCCACAAGCTTTCCCTGGAGAAGGCAGAGGAAAAGTATCGCAGAGGGCCGTGCTTTAGTAACAG AGAAAGACAGGAGTTTGACATGATGATTGAACAGCAGATGAAGCTCAAGGAAATCCCCCGGCTTCATAGGCAGTGA
- the si:dkey-127k13.1 gene encoding PWWP domain-containing DNA repair factor 3B isoform X1: MEEQPIASPSVKQRRRSATSDLESPQEEPAVETPLLNEAHVETQMPEPPTDVTPSRHRRLKAVGRPRGRKKKIMEEQPIASPSVKQCRRSATSDLESPQIEPAVETPLLNEAHVETQMPEPPTDVTPSKPRRLKAVGRPRGRKKKIMEEQPIASPSVKQRRRSATSDLESPQEEPAVETLPPNKAYVQTQMPEPQESDQNMSSDLSIELSLQEKPHPLNNSLFMEEEEDLDDDEELPSFLQQDNKKPLSISKGLCVWCKLRKYPYWPAVLMTSCSSMAQVKSVNRKNKKASIVFIDCYLIDQKRIRKGFSVSLRTLKPFDCEECEHLVDIAKEKYGNAITWSLELISDYRIRIGCGSFSGSFIEYCAADISCPVRRKYSEGKSVLTFPSQEILGEQCDSSDNSMEDIVVEEQDELLSKKVLPDRSKAARNRANKQLVDFIIRRKVESRLLAIISGHESSKWMQALQKPSRPVVDVYLEDEEQVDKVYRYLSKVCDSAPQINTCLENIQADRIRLILDVLLPEAIIYAIAGVHKLSLEKAEEKYRRGPCFSNRERQEFDMMIEQQMKLKEIPRLHRQ; this comes from the exons ATGGAGGAACAACCAATTGCCTCTCCATCAGTGAAACAACGCAGGAGGAGTGCAACATCTGATCTAGAATCTCCTCAGGAAGAGCCAGCTGTTGAGACGCCACTTCTAAATGAAGCTCATGTTGAAACCCAGATGCCCGAGCCTCCTACAGACGTTACACCATCTAGACATCGGAGGCTCAAGGCAGTAGGGAGGCCAAGAGGACGCAAGAAAAAGATTATGGAGGAACAACCAATTGCCTCTCCATCAGTGAAACAATGCAGGAGGAGTGCAACATCTGATCTAGAATCTCCTCAGATAGAGCCAGCTGTTGAGACGCCACTTCTAAATGAAGCTCATGTTGAAACCCAGATGCCCGAGCCTCCTACAGACGTTACACCATCTAAACCTCGGAGGCTCAAGGCAGTAGGGAGGCCAAGAGGACGCAAGAAAAAGATTATGGAGGAACAACCAATTGCCTCTCCATCAGTGAAACAACGCAGGAGGAGTGCAACATCTGATCTAGAATCTCCTCAGGAAGAGCCAGCTGTTGAGACGCTGCCTCCAAATAAAGCTTACGTTCAAACCCAGATGCCAGAGCCACAGGAATCAG ATCAAAACATGTCCTCTGACCTCTCCATCGAGCTGAGCCTGCAAGAGAAGCCTCATCCTCTTAACAACTCTCTCTTcatggaggaggaagaggaccTAGACGACGATGAGGAGCTGCCCAGCTTTTTGCAACAGGACAATAAAA AGCCTTTGTCAATCTCAAAGGGACTTTGTGTGTGGTGCAAACTGAGGAAATATCCCTACTGGCCTGCAGTG TTGATGACAAGTTGTTCATCCATGGCACAGGTTAAAAGTGTGAATCGCAAGAACAAAAAAGCCAGCATTGTATTTATTGATTGTTACCTAATCGACCAGAAGAGAATTAGAAAAGG GTTTTCTGTTTCCTTGCGAACCTTAAAACCTTTTGATTGTGAAGAATGCGAACATTTGGTG GACATTGCAAAAGAAAAGTATGGCAATGCTATTACCTGGTCTCTGGAACTGATCTCAGACTACAGGATCCGCATTG GATGTGGATCATTCTCTGGCTCCTTCATCGAATACTGTGCTGCTGACATCA GTTGTCCGGTGCGGAGGAAGTACTCCGAGGGGAAATCTGTGCTGACCTTCCCCAGTCAGGAGATTCTGGGCGAGCAGTGTGACAGCTCTGATAATAGCATGGAGGACATCGTCGTGGAAGAGCAAGATGAGCTTCTCTCCAAGAAAGTGCTGCCTGACCGATCCAAGGCTGCACGCAACCGTGCCAACAAACAGTTGGTTGACTTCATCATCAGACGAAAAGTCGAAAGCCGCTTATTG GCAATCATTAGCGGTCATGAGTCCTCTAAATGGATGCAAGCCCTCCAGAAGCCTTCTCGCCCAGTGGTTGATGTCTACCTGGAAGATGAGGAGCAGGTTGATAAGGTGTACCGCTACCTGAGCAAAGTCTGTGATAGTGCCCCTCAAATAAACACCTGTCTAGAAAACATCCAGGCCGACCGGATCCGCCTTATTCTTGATGTGCTTCTGCCTGAG gcCATAATCTATGCCATTGCTGGAGTCCACAAGCTTTCCCTGGAGAAGGCAGAGGAAAAGTATCGCAGAGGGCCGTGCTTTAGTAACAG AGAAAGACAGGAGTTTGACATGATGATTGAACAGCAGATGAAGCTCAAGGAAATCCCCCGGCTTCATAGGCAGTGA
- the dapk3 gene encoding death-associated protein kinase 3, with protein sequence MAGFRQEDVELYYEMGEELGSGQFAIVRKCKDKSSGTEYAAKFIKKRRLSSSRRGVSREEIEREVNILREIQHSNIITLHDIFENKTDVILILELVSGGELFDFLAEKESLTEEEATQFLKQILDGVHYLHSKRIAHFDLKPENIMLLDKNVPNPRIKLIDFGIAHQIKDGNEFKNIFGTPEFVAPEIVNYEPLGLEADMWSIGVITYILLSGASPFLGETKQETLTNISAVNYDFDEEYFSNTSELAKDFIRRLLVKDPKKRMTIEDSLQHPWIKVIKRRNVRPEESERKTERRRLKTTRLKEYTIKSHSSMPPNNTYINFERFSQVMEEIAVAEDGLRELEKNQRSCAEDVAALLSIYEEKESWYKEENESIAADLNQIKQELQRAQALRRQSQEEARATMLSANALKRKFGRLENRYEVLAEQMVSEVRWVEELVRSISAENDTRSTSMA encoded by the exons TGGGCAGTTTGCTATTGTGCGTAAATGTAAAGACAAGAGCAGCGGAACAGAATATGCTGCTAAGTTTATCAAGAAGAGACGGCTGTCATCTAGCCGACGAGGTGTGAGCCGAGAGGAGATCGAGCGAGAGGTGAACATCCTTCGAGAGATCCAGCACAGCAACATCATCACCCTCCATGACATCTTTGAGAACAAAACCGATGTGATCCTGATTCTGGAGCTGGTGTCTGGAGGGGAGCTGTTTGACTTCCTGGCTGAGAAGGAGTCACTGACTGAGGAGGAGGCCACGCAGTTCCTCAAGCAGATCCTGGATGGAGTTCACTACCTCCACTCGAAACGCATAGCACACTTTGACTTGAAG CCTGAGAACATAATGCTGCTGGACAAAAATGTGCCGAACCCCAGAATCAAGCTGATAGATTTTGGAATTGCTCATCAGATTAAGGACGgaaatgaatttaaaaacatctttgGAACTCCTGAATTTGTTG CACCAGAAATAGTGAATTATGAGCCTCTTGGCCTGGAGGCAGATATGTG GAGCATCGGAGTTATcacatatatact CTTGAGTGGTGCTTCTCCGTTTCTTGGCGAGACCAAACAAGAAACACTTACCAACATTTCAGCTGTCAACTATGACTTTGATGAAGAGTACTTCAGCAACACAAGTGAGCTCGCCAAGGACTTCATTCGCCGACTGCTGGTCAAGGATCCAAA GAAGAGAATGACAATCGAGGACAGTCTCCAGCACCCCTGGATCAAG GTGATCAAGAGGCGTAACGTTCGACCTGAGGAGAGCGAGCGCAAGACAGAGCGCAGGCGTCTGAAGACCACCCGTCTGAAGGAGTACACCATCAAATCCCACTCCAGCATGCCTCCCAACAACACCTACATCAACTTTGAGCGCTTCTCGCAGGTCATGGAGGAGATCGCAGTGGCCGAGGATGGCCTGCGAGAGCTGGAGAAGAACCAGCGCTCCTGCGCTGAGGACGTGGCCGCTCTGCTCTCCATCTATGAGGAGAAAGAAAGCTGGTACAAGGAGGAGAACGAAAGCATCGCTGCAGATCTCAATCAGATCAAACAGGAGCTGCAGAGAGCACAAGCCCTGCGCAGACAGAGCCAGGAAGAGGCCCGCGCCACCATGCTGTCAGCCAATGCCCTCAAACGCAAGTTTGGCCGGTTGGAGAACCGCTATGAAGTGCTCGCTGAGCAGATGGTCTCCGAGGTGCGCTGGGTTGAAGAGCTGGTGCGCTCAATTTCAGCTGAAAATGACACTCGCAGCACCAGCATGGCTTGA